From Bactrocera oleae isolate idBacOlea1 chromosome 4, idBacOlea1, whole genome shotgun sequence:
taaTAAAGTTACttgaaacttaaaatattcttgTAGTTGTTCCTATAGTATTTCAATTCGTTTATAGGTATAATAAAACACTAATACCATATAATacacaattttcgaaaatatttgtagtGGATCAGTATTTTTCTTTGAAAGGATTTTTTGAAATCCGCTCTAACAAAGGGAGAGGTTTGCTCTTTTTAAACTCACATGTAGCCTTAATctgtatttacaattttttagttGGAGAAACCTGCAAGATACCTAAGTAcatgcatgcatgcatatgCATAATGTACGAGTTGTTCCCTCTAAATGAGTTTGCTCTTAGCTTAAGcgttaaaaaaacttaaaaatatactcACGATTTGGCTGTCACGGTATATTTATAGCAAATATgtcctaaaaaaaaaagttgtgaaaTGGTCCGAACCGTCTATAGTTGAATTTTTATCGGCttcgtattttattttgatttattgcggtgtattttcttattaatattttcgtcTCTTGCTAAAACTGAACCAAATCGGTTCGGTCCTCCACCTAGGCCCCATACACCCATTATAGTGACAATCGACCTTCCGTTTGATTCTCTGTCGAGTAGGTTAGTATGAGATGAATTATTATGAAAAGCGTTGTAATGGAAATCAAAGTCTACCTAATTTTTATTCGCATTAAATTCcgctgaaaatttataaatcgtACGCGAAATAAGAGAGCCACACACCGCGTTAACAACTTCAATTCTAAGGAACGccaaatcatttaaaataattttccgcATTCATTTCTTCCATTAATGGCTTTATTTGTTTCAAAGGCATCTTACACACGCGCACATTCTTATTATTCCTTCCCATTCCATTCGTACGATTTATGCACACATGTATACACCCACATAGACAACGTGTAAATTCTCCCAGAAGAGAATGTGTAAACCGCTTGCCAACCAATTTGGCTGTTTGTGTTCGATTGTTTTTATCGgcttacatttaaaaataaggAGCAGAGATTCAGATGTGATTTAGCTTTCAAGATGATGGTGAGGGTGCCAGGAAGTGGGGGCAGCGCACACACAAAATGTGtgttaaaataagaaataaaaacaaaatgaaagaaaaaaggtaaaaataaaatgctgttTCCTGGAAATCGAAGTCTTATGCGTCTTATGTCTCGGGAGGTGGGCCTACATGTGGTGAGAAAGTAAGTCGTAAGTAAACGGtagaaaatacaacaaataaaatactGTGAGGCTTCTTCTTCCTTCGGTACTTAATATTTGGTTTCTTTTCTCGTACACAATATAACAACAACTGTGGTTGCTGCATTGTTACTTTTCagcttttgttttattgctgttgttgcagagAGTTTAATAGTTTAGTTTCGGACCATATGATTTCAAGTCCTCTGATACCTGTGGACCTCAGCACTTATTGCtgaatttttactgaaaatagcGCTCCATCTGTGAGGTATATTATTGAAAAGCAAAGAGAATAACTTGCTACTAATAATACAGTCATGTATctaaattaagtttaaattaatattaattattcctTCCTTGGACCTTGGTATAATCCCCATATTCCTAGTACCTATATTCCTATTTCCACCCATTTAGTTGAGTTTACATATCAATCTAGAAGATATATGACCTTATGTCCTTCTGTAGTAAAAATTATGGTACAATTTCCCACAGTTTCGAGCCTACTTCACATATAACAAACTTTGAATTAAAGAATCAGATAtcttttactttacagtatacaaatcaaacatcaatgaagttatcagaaaACAACATATAGTGCCCTCAAGTTACATCTTACGCCCCAAAATTGTCGATATCGGACTATAACATTTCAAGGAACCATACACCAAATATAACACAACCCAGTGCATATGACTAAATTTTGTACCGATTGatgaaaaaattggaaaaattgggtcaatacttcccttaaccTCAATAtttctaacataaatattttcaaattataccAGATCTATAGATCAATGTGGAAggagttttaatgaaattcagaaataatctcttttttagtagtgtatcttcttgcctgtgattgtaaataatggataTTTCcaactttcaattaaaatagTATATAGGAAAATCccgtatatcactttaccttgcgagagtataaaatgttcggttaaacccgacaataatttatatacacctTTTTGAGTGGCTCATTCAAACTCAATGATAAGGTGGTTCCATAAACTAcgataaatttctttaaaaaactttCCTCATTTAAATGCTTAAGAGGGCCCATTAAGAGGTATACCCCACGTTCTTGACTATGCAGGTGACGCAAACTTCCGGCGAAGTTGGCACAGCGATCCAAGGGTCTAGTGAGAGTGAGAATGAACGAATTGTAATGATGATAGATCTTATTCGCCATAACTTGGTGCAATCTATGATCGTCTTAGAACCCGCCTGATAGCACTTTAATTAGAAGATCCAACACGACTTATGCAAAAACACCACTTTTTGATCATCtgttattttaatgaacatCTGTCGGGTAATTAATTTCGTTATCAACACTTGGCTCCTCAGTCTAAAAGTTCAACCTCCCTAACGAACCTTCGGTAACCGATTAAAGCTGATCGGCTAGACCGAAACCAGTCGTATGGTTACTCCGGTACGAAGTTCCAacctaaaaatatacaaacttaTAAATTAGACAAAACATTATCTTATTGGATCCGTAATACAGAAACAGCTCCGTTCATTTCCGAATATATAACAGACTGAACTGTTCAGGAACGGAACCTACTAGAAATTATAGACGCAAGGCTTTTCTGATTTGATAAAATCTGAATGAACTCAACTCAAAATCCATTATATAATCACGTAACAGCGGCAAGATTGTTCACCGAACTCTTTCAACTTGCAAAGATCGAAACCGGGGAAATACGGTACATTTAGGTGTTGgccaaactttatataaaacaagtgAGGACGAGTTAAGTTCAGTGCAGCCAAACATTTGATACTCAtggaaaacataattttcaagaaaacttgttcatctAATTGTATTATAGCATACCACATATGTCCGGTGTATAGTCGGAAATTTGTTATAAGCTATATTGGgggcattaattttgacattgctgagggatacttgagaacataatttttaaccaatttttaaatatataactcatgcACTGAACAACAAATTCGGCATACGGTTCGTTAGATAAACGgaaattaatacaatatatgtaaatatgtaagtaacaTATAggagagataggggtagtattgatccgattaaaTAATATGTTTCCTGAGTTTTAtcaaggtacctcacatatcatcacgaatacatatgtatggagcAATGTTAACcgtatgtttgaaaattctgatttTAGTTATATGGGGCAAGTTTTCGctcgattttactcattttttacACAAAGATGCACCATTAATATATGAACCAACGCCcttattttattaagatagctcacatattggccgatatatgcgatatatgcggtataaagtaaaccggaagttcgaatatATTTCGATTAGGTTTATTGGGCGAAATATTGACCCGAATCAATCCATTTTTAACATACAGGCATAAAAGAATCAGAAAGTGACCATCTCCGAACtgcaataatatatcttacagcTTGACCGTTATTTCCGTTAAAAAGTTAGCACCAGACATCGGGGTCCCCATATTTGGTAACTGAGGGCTAGAGTAGTATGATCcgattttgatatttattacaCTTTAGATGGTAttcctcaaaggcactattggtgcaaagttttatcccgatatatttatttgttcttgatttgtatactgaaaagtaaAGGATCaggtgaaatttaaaattgtgccatatgggaagtaagcgtggttgttctgtaccgaatttggttgaaattagtcgAGCAGTTCCATAGATATTTGATCTACGCTGGatgtgggcggtaccacgcccaatTTTGACGCCTGCTCCTGTAAAACACTTTTGTGTCATCTTGTATgggaaatttaatgtctctgacgctcttcgttattaatttatattattatattactttgCTGCTTAGAAATTTATAGGTTCATGATCAATGGCggtttgtgggtgtggcagtggtccgattacgcccatctgcaataccaaatgTATTATGATGCCAAGaaatgtgtactaagtttcatcacggtatcttaatttttactcaagttacagtttacACTGACGgacgaatttcaactcgtctcgtcatcctgatcatttatatatatgtataaccctatatatatctccattagttttacatgatacaaacaaccgttaggtgaacaaaactattacactctgtggcaacatattgctagagtataaaaataaaattcgaaaaagtaTAGTCAAACTCAGCAGACATGGAGAAATCATGACAACTGTTAGTTCGTCAATTAAATACATTAGATTTTAAGCCGTTGCCGTACTTATAATTACCAAATAATTTCAAGGTCAACGATCTGAAGTGCATTCGTAAGGCAATTTTAAAATGCTGTAAAAATTAACGAAAGGTAATGTGAAGCAAAATGCTTGGCTttcaaatttggtataaaaGCGCTGGTTAACGGCGAATTAAACACAGTTCACCCAGATTATCACAGCTGCTAAATTAGTTTGAAACAATGGGCTCCAAAGTGCGTATGATTGATATACTTATctaatataccatacatattacatacatacatatattagaatGTAAATTCACAAATCCTTCGTCTTTTCGGTAGGTTTTCGCTGCACTCGTATGTTGCTTCGCATTGGTGGTGGTCAGCGCCTTACCGTACGGCCATCATGGACATGGTCATGAGGATCACGGTGCTTCCAGTCACGCTTCAGTGCATTTAGTCTCACACGACGATCATCACGATCACCATGATCATCACGGTCACCACGAACATGGACACGACGATGGCCATGACTCACACGCTGAATATCACTTCTCTTATGGCGTAAAGGATAAGAAGACCGGCGATATCAAGGAACAGAGTGAACACCGCAAAGGGGACAAAGTGTCCGGACATTATGAACTCATTGAAGCGGATGGTCACAAAAGAACTGTGCACTATACGGCAGACAAGCACAGTGGTTTCCATGCCGTAGTTCACCGTGAACCCACACACCATCATGTAGCTGATCATGGACACGCCAGCTACCATGGTGGACATGCCGAGGTTGAATCGCACGATGGTGGGGATGCTGGTCATGACGACGGTCATGGTTATGGACATGGTCACGAACATGGACACGGTCATAGCAGCCATTCCAGTGGCTACTCAATCAAACAAGAACATG
This genomic window contains:
- the LOC106616419 gene encoding protein catecholamines up, with the translated sequence MGSKVFAALVCCFALVVVSALPYGHHGHGHEDHGASSHASVHLVSHDDHHDHHDHHGHHEHGHDDGHDSHAEYHFSYGVKDKKTGDIKEQSEHRKGDKVSGHYELIEADGHKRTVHYTADKHSGFHAVVHREPTHHHVADHGHASYHGGHAEVESHDGGDAGHDDGHGYGHGHEHGHGHSSHSSGYSIKQEHGVAVHHHGGHDFGGHGGH